The Microlunatus antarcticus genome window below encodes:
- a CDS encoding helix-turn-helix transcriptional regulator has product MGTPDAIRVNRVKLGLTQAQLAREIGVDTRQINRYETGETEPTLAIARRLADKLRITMDELAGGLSPLNGTWHAAWHNLTPDKALYTGAVELAQQGHHLTIQPLRGRGSGRDTTDDARDELVWSAEVFVDVDTLLGGYRIDTPAFRGRGLLNLTHHDTTIDGTWVRVAISGSSTGKLVLARNLDAALTQVNELLDSE; this is encoded by the coding sequence GTGGGAACCCCGGACGCGATCAGGGTCAACCGAGTCAAGCTCGGCCTCACCCAGGCCCAGCTCGCCCGCGAGATCGGTGTCGACACCCGGCAGATCAACCGCTACGAGACGGGCGAGACCGAGCCCACCCTCGCCATCGCCCGCCGCCTCGCCGACAAGCTCCGCATCACCATGGATGAGCTCGCCGGCGGCCTGTCGCCCCTGAACGGCACCTGGCACGCCGCCTGGCACAACCTCACCCCTGACAAGGCCCTCTACACCGGCGCCGTCGAACTGGCCCAACAGGGCCACCACCTCACGATCCAGCCCCTCCGAGGGCGCGGATCGGGCCGCGACACCACGGACGACGCCAGAGATGAGCTGGTCTGGAGCGCCGAGGTCTTCGTCGACGTCGACACCCTCCTCGGCGGCTACCGCATCGACACCCCCGCATTCCGCGGCCGCGGCCTGCTCAACCTCACCCACCACGACACCACCATCGACGGCACCTGGGTCCGCGTCGCCATCAGCGGCTCCAGCACCGGCAAACTGGTGCTCGCCCGCAACCTGGATGCTGCCCTGACGCAAGTCAACGAACTACTCGACTCCGAGTAA
- a CDS encoding OmpA family protein has translation MTLSPAVRAAGALAAGTLLLGIPTVALALPAGVSAPVVDVEGPVLAFYAGTAEVDGSTTLEPTKTGTKSRLDCTILFGKDSDVLRPGARDRLRRLGDQLRAQGAGRVEVTGYTDDLGSAAHGLDLSERRARRVANELRQVLPAKQFPAVVRGLGEAHPAVPNTSKANRRKNRRVVVTLTRPGTTAPPARPSTPEPSAAPHPTPTATGTTPGAASPSPSPSVSPAPASTSETPAAAPPSPAPRASPTPAESTEMPWPWIGGAGAAFIGLGGLADVVRRRRARGTAQPSSATVGTTGPPRHETNGATTVGSLLAGQQVSSAAASTPTAGANVDALPTPVPPAGAAPPEAAAMPVVAESATTLGAPDEDAASGSWLEAALAADIAAWRSSDTYRPRLSVLGPVHARTRGQALARRRPYYTELFAYLAMRPHGATVDEIADDFSLTPARVRTDMKILRDWLGVDPASGNPFLPDARTTAAALQRGVAVYQLDGALCDWHLFERLRAAAAKTKDGKEKADALQGALELVTGQPFDRARPAGWGWLFEGDRVDLHVTKAVGDVAVELVGYHSGRRDDEATRRVVEALAKIDPVQAHAITTEAAS, from the coding sequence ATGACTTTGTCCCCCGCAGTGCGCGCCGCTGGGGCCCTCGCCGCGGGCACCCTGCTGCTCGGCATCCCGACCGTCGCCTTAGCCCTTCCGGCGGGGGTGTCAGCGCCCGTGGTGGACGTGGAGGGGCCGGTGCTCGCGTTCTACGCGGGTACGGCGGAGGTGGACGGCAGCACCACCCTGGAGCCGACGAAGACAGGCACGAAGTCGCGGCTGGACTGCACCATCCTGTTCGGCAAGGACAGCGACGTCCTCCGGCCCGGCGCGCGCGACCGCCTGCGCCGTTTGGGCGACCAGCTCCGTGCCCAGGGTGCCGGCCGGGTCGAGGTCACCGGCTACACCGACGACCTCGGCAGCGCCGCGCACGGACTCGACCTGTCGGAACGTCGTGCCCGCCGTGTCGCAAACGAGCTACGCCAGGTCCTCCCCGCCAAGCAGTTTCCCGCCGTGGTCCGTGGCCTTGGCGAGGCTCATCCGGCCGTGCCCAACACCAGCAAGGCGAACCGGCGCAAGAACCGCCGCGTCGTGGTCACCCTCACGCGGCCGGGCACGACTGCACCCCCTGCCCGACCGAGCACCCCTGAGCCGAGCGCAGCACCACACCCCACGCCGACCGCGACGGGGACGACTCCTGGCGCCGCAAGTCCCAGCCCAAGTCCGAGCGTCTCGCCGGCGCCTGCGTCGACCTCGGAGACACCCGCCGCTGCACCACCATCTCCCGCACCGCGCGCATCGCCCACTCCTGCGGAGTCGACCGAGATGCCTTGGCCCTGGATCGGTGGAGCCGGCGCGGCGTTCATCGGGCTTGGTGGGCTCGCCGATGTCGTCCGCCGTCGGCGAGCTCGCGGAACAGCGCAACCCAGCTCGGCGACAGTCGGGACAACGGGCCCTCCCCGGCACGAGACGAACGGGGCGACGACAGTCGGATCGCTCTTGGCAGGCCAGCAAGTCAGCTCCGCCGCTGCCTCGACTCCCACAGCTGGCGCGAACGTCGACGCTTTGCCGACGCCTGTCCCTCCGGCCGGCGCTGCTCCGCCGGAAGCGGCCGCAATGCCTGTGGTGGCGGAGTCGGCGACGACGCTCGGCGCGCCCGACGAAGATGCAGCATCCGGTTCGTGGCTCGAGGCGGCGCTGGCAGCCGACATCGCGGCGTGGCGCTCGAGCGACACATATCGGCCGCGGTTGAGCGTGCTCGGTCCGGTGCACGCCCGAACCCGCGGCCAGGCCCTGGCCCGTCGCCGCCCGTACTACACCGAACTCTTCGCCTACCTCGCAATGCGCCCGCACGGCGCGACCGTCGACGAGATCGCCGACGACTTCAGCCTCACCCCGGCACGGGTCCGTACCGACATGAAGATCCTGCGCGACTGGCTCGGGGTCGATCCGGCCAGCGGCAACCCCTTCCTGCCCGACGCGCGCACGACTGCCGCTGCCCTGCAGCGTGGGGTCGCGGTTTACCAGCTCGATGGCGCCCTTTGCGACTGGCACCTGTTCGAGCGACTCCGGGCCGCCGCGGCCAAGACAAAGGACGGAAAGGAGAAGGCCGACGCGCTGCAGGGCGCTCTGGAACTTGTCACCGGCCAGCCGTTCGATCGTGCGCGGCCCGCCGGCTGGGGCTGGCTCTTCGAGGGCGATCGTGTTGATCTGCATGTGACGAAAGCCGTCGGAGACGTCGCGGTCGAGCTCGTCGGCTATCACAGCGGGCGCCGCGACGACGAGGCCACTCGACGCGTCGTCGAGGCACTTGCCAAGATCGACCCTGTCCAGGCGCACGCGATCACGACGGAGGCCGCCTCGTGA
- a CDS encoding nucleotidyltransferase domain-containing protein encodes MFDVAAREALLSRLVAAARSDQLVVGAALLGSAARGEEDRWSDIDLALRLAPGADVVQTADRWTGRVAETELVVDHLDLRASGALYRVLLLGSTLQVDLSFWPHDQTLAFGAPVEVLFGELPVEVLFGELPVEVSAVGSTEVDGDAMAAFRMGWLYALHARSALGRGRVWQALWMLNSLRDVVVGLYCRRLGLPVGEGRGVDRLPSELLPALAASLPVGVEARSLQRSFKELIGLLLAEAERQHLPGSLDLTRVISRLARVEPST; translated from the coding sequence GTGTTCGACGTCGCAGCACGTGAGGCGCTCCTGAGCAGGCTCGTCGCCGCCGCACGATCAGATCAGCTGGTCGTTGGAGCCGCGCTGCTGGGGTCTGCTGCGCGGGGCGAGGAGGATCGCTGGTCCGACATCGACCTGGCGCTGCGGCTCGCGCCGGGCGCCGACGTCGTACAGACGGCGGACCGGTGGACGGGCCGGGTCGCCGAGACGGAGCTGGTCGTCGACCATCTCGACCTCCGCGCGTCCGGTGCGTTGTACCGGGTCCTGCTGCTCGGCTCGACCTTGCAGGTCGATCTGTCGTTCTGGCCTCACGACCAGACGCTGGCCTTCGGTGCGCCCGTCGAGGTCCTGTTCGGTGAGCTGCCCGTCGAGGTCCTGTTCGGTGAGCTGCCCGTCGAGGTATCGGCCGTGGGCTCGACGGAGGTCGACGGCGATGCGATGGCCGCGTTCCGCATGGGGTGGTTGTATGCGCTGCACGCCCGCTCGGCCCTGGGGCGCGGCCGGGTCTGGCAAGCGTTGTGGATGCTCAACTCCCTACGCGATGTGGTCGTCGGGCTGTACTGCCGCCGCCTCGGTCTACCGGTAGGCGAAGGACGGGGCGTCGACCGGCTGCCCTCCGAGCTGCTGCCCGCGCTGGCGGCCAGCCTGCCGGTCGGTGTCGAAGCACGCAGTCTGCAGCGCAGCTTCAAGGAGCTGATCGGGCTGCTTCTAGCCGAGGCCGAGCGCCAGCACCTACCGGGATCGCTCGACCTGACGAGAGTCATCAGCCGGCTGGCCCGCGTCGAACCGAGCACCTGA
- a CDS encoding beta-eliminating lyase-related protein codes for MPPSRSRAARYVGRGRPRRAQAAGPRRPGAGRQVHPELVEREAWGWGDDHRAQPLAVSRTQSTELGTVYSPDEIRAVADLAHSHGMAVHLDEARIWNAAAGLGLSFAAFTSEVGVDVLTFGGTKNGLLGTEAVVVLEPARASGLVYLRMLTMQLTSKMRWSAA; via the coding sequence GTGCCGCCATCGCGTTCGCGTGCCGCGCGCTACGTAGGCCGAGGTCGTCCTCGAAGAGCGCAAGCAGCTGGGCCGAGGCGTCCCGGCGCCGGGCGGCAAGTTCACCCCGAGCTCGTCGAGCGGGAGGCCTGGGGCTGGGGCGACGACCACCGGGCGCAGCCGCTCGCGGTGAGCCGCACGCAGAGCACCGAGCTCGGCACGGTCTACAGCCCCGACGAGATCCGGGCGGTCGCCGACCTCGCGCACAGCCACGGCATGGCGGTGCACCTGGACGAAGCGCGGATCTGGAACGCGGCCGCGGGGCTGGGCCTGTCGTTCGCCGCCTTCACCAGCGAGGTCGGTGTCGACGTCCTCACCTTCGGCGGCACCAAGAACGGGCTGCTCGGCACCGAGGCTGTCGTGGTCCTCGAGCCGGCGCGGGCGAGCGGGCTGGTCTACCTCCGCATGCTGACGATGCAGCTCACGAGCAAGATGCGCTGGTCAGCAGCTTGA